In Deltaproteobacteria bacterium, a single window of DNA contains:
- a CDS encoding HAD-IB family phosphatase, with protein MPAPSLILDFDGTLTMVDVGDALCARFADPEWLEIDHRYARGEMSLPDAQRLMWGLFRANREQACAYALEIGKLRPGVDALLDRAQSLGYTLRLASGGFDFYIEAILGPERLARFASVHANSARFVSNAVEPLFAEGLGCVRCAVCKGNVVDRYGASSIFVGDGHSDTCVIGRASQVFAVRDGKLHREALARQAAVTPFADLTEVAERLPRIVFAASAD; from the coding sequence ATGCCCGCGCCCTCGCTCATCCTCGACTTCGACGGCACGCTCACGATGGTGGACGTCGGCGACGCGCTCTGCGCGCGCTTCGCGGATCCCGAGTGGCTGGAGATCGATCATCGCTACGCGCGTGGCGAGATGTCGCTGCCCGACGCGCAGCGGCTGATGTGGGGCCTCTTCCGCGCCAACCGCGAGCAGGCATGCGCGTACGCGCTCGAGATTGGCAAGCTGCGGCCGGGCGTCGACGCGCTGCTCGATCGCGCCCAATCGCTCGGCTACACGCTGCGGCTCGCGAGCGGCGGCTTCGACTTCTACATCGAGGCCATCCTCGGGCCCGAGCGGCTCGCGCGCTTTGCGAGCGTGCATGCGAACTCGGCGCGCTTCGTGTCCAACGCCGTCGAGCCGCTCTTCGCCGAGGGCCTGGGCTGCGTGCGCTGCGCGGTGTGCAAGGGCAACGTCGTGGACCGCTACGGCGCCTCCAGCATCTTCGTGGGCGACGGCCACTCGGACACCTGCGTCATCGGCCGGGCCAGCCAGGTCTTCGCCGTGCGCGACGGCAAGCTGCACCGCGAGGCGCTCGCTCGGCAAGCAGCGGTGACGCCCTTCGCGGATCTGACCGAGGTCGCCGAGCGGCTGCCGCGGATTGTGTTCGCCGCGTCGGCCGACTAG
- a CDS encoding zinc ribbon domain-containing protein, with amino-acid sequence MSSIQFVQNYEDLSTDKGYQFKFHCDKCGNGYLSTYEASTLGMATGLLSAAGSLLGGVFGRAAESTYEVQRAIGGKAHDDAVRKAVEEIKQKFHQCHRCGKWVCPEVCWNEKRQLCLDCAPDLAQETAAAQAQASKDQVFQKAQQTNLIGDVDMTKEAAASCASCGAAVGTAKFCPECGKPVNAKVKCSKCNAEMNSSAKFCPECGTPHRPQV; translated from the coding sequence ATGAGCTCGATCCAGTTCGTCCAGAACTACGAAGACCTGTCGACCGACAAGGGCTACCAGTTCAAGTTCCACTGCGACAAGTGCGGCAACGGCTACCTCTCCACGTACGAAGCGTCGACGCTGGGTATGGCCACGGGCCTGCTGTCGGCGGCGGGCTCGCTGCTGGGCGGCGTGTTCGGCCGCGCGGCGGAGAGCACCTACGAGGTGCAGCGCGCCATCGGCGGCAAGGCCCACGACGACGCCGTCCGCAAGGCCGTGGAGGAGATCAAGCAGAAGTTCCACCAGTGCCACCGCTGCGGCAAGTGGGTGTGCCCGGAGGTCTGCTGGAACGAGAAGCGCCAGCTCTGCCTCGACTGCGCCCCCGACCTCGCGCAGGAGACCGCCGCCGCGCAGGCCCAGGCCAGCAAGGACCAGGTCTTCCAGAAGGCGCAGCAGACCAACCTCATCGGCGACGTGGACATGACCAAGGAGGCCGCCGCGAGCTGCGCCTCCTGCGGCGCCGCGGTGGGCACGGCCAAGTTCTGCCCCGAGTGCGGCAAGCCGGTGAACGCCAAGGTGAAGTGCAGCAAGTGCAACGCGGAGATGAACTCCTCCGCCAAGTTCTGCCCCGAGTGCGGCACGCCGCATCGACCGCAGGTGTAG
- a CDS encoding competence/damage-inducible protein A, whose amino-acid sequence MARTAAIVVIGNEVLSGKVREENASWLIGRLRELGVELKRILVVPDESDAIVDAVKATFRKVDHVFCSGGIGPTHDDITVESVALALGVPVVRSQQLVALIDAHYRDRKPDGSLPPEAYRLAEVPEGARLISHAGIWYPAIAFDELYLLPGVPMLFRAQFDALSARFRDAPFHLRELFLSIGEVPIAAALDAVVGRHADVSIGSYPRFDADADHRVKLTVESRDADAVKRAFDDLKASLPAGAIVREA is encoded by the coding sequence ATGGCGCGCACGGCAGCGATCGTCGTCATCGGCAACGAGGTCCTCTCGGGCAAGGTGCGCGAGGAGAACGCGAGCTGGCTCATCGGCCGGCTGCGCGAGCTCGGCGTGGAGCTCAAGCGCATCTTGGTGGTGCCCGACGAGAGCGACGCCATCGTCGACGCGGTGAAGGCCACGTTCCGCAAGGTCGACCACGTGTTCTGCTCCGGCGGAATCGGGCCGACGCACGACGACATCACCGTCGAGTCCGTGGCGCTGGCGCTCGGCGTGCCCGTGGTGCGCTCGCAGCAGCTGGTGGCGCTCATCGACGCGCACTACCGCGACCGTAAGCCCGACGGCTCGCTGCCGCCCGAGGCCTACCGGCTCGCCGAGGTGCCCGAGGGCGCGCGGCTCATCTCGCATGCGGGCATCTGGTATCCGGCCATCGCGTTCGACGAGCTGTATCTCCTGCCGGGCGTGCCCATGCTCTTCCGCGCGCAGTTCGACGCGCTCTCGGCCCGCTTCCGCGACGCGCCGTTTCACCTGCGCGAGCTGTTTCTGTCGATTGGCGAGGTGCCCATCGCGGCGGCGCTGGATGCCGTGGTCGGTCGGCACGCCGACGTGTCCATCGGCAGCTACCCGCGCTTCGACGCCGACGCCGACCATCGCGTGAAGCTCACCGTGGAGTCGCGCGACGCCGACGCGGTGAAGCGCGCCTTCGATGACTTGAAGGCCAGCCTGCCCGCGGGCGCCATCGTCCGCGAGGCGTGA
- a CDS encoding tetratricopeptide repeat protein — MSSVDPHEPAQAGSPVPASQANAATGVDSEVQALLGRYEKEAKALGSVPAAAPLFHEMGQLWEQLKSPRNASLCYEHALRLDPAFLPNLRAARRLFAEVGNWQLVLSLLDAELQATSDGPVRASLWFERGQLLEERLGRAADAMESYEKGLAENGQDLSLLTTLEQAYASRHEDAKLLPIYLALAELSTDDQLRAHYFYEASTLCADRLGMDAQATELLDKAFALRRKDPVILAAVKRRAERSGSGEALLKALAAEAEGLGAQAGPAYYRISRIYERLGRNEDAVGALQAARRAAPQDALVLSELARLYETFARWEELAEVLASRASVIADEAEKVALNMRLGALCEERLKREDEAIARYQAVLQLQPANQLALTALGKLYFRRQDWQGLLSTHEREAATLDDPKLKAAPLYKAAETLETRLGRDDEAIGRYNEILQLVPGYLPAQKALARLYEKHARYAELAAMYEAEVTATRDRDQAISTLHQVSTIYEEHLKDPVQAAAALKRALEMAPEHLPTIRALARLHERTGNYADVIAMNDLESQHTGDTKQIVSLLHRNAEIYEEKLQKPEEAVEAYKKLLALSPAYLPALKALGRLYAQRQRWADLIQMYRQEADIAPSIEQAAVLTFKIGEIHEDKLKDLDGAVTAYQEVLTLAPTHFQALRALGRIHRQSGAWENLVEVLRAEAAARTDPGERANTLFQVAAIWEDAGRLELAVEAYQEVLRLSPSHSTSLRALERIFTEQNNTADLVALFERETQAASTPEDRVAAYAKLGRVYQHKLDEPQRAAQCWEQLLALQPGHMEALKGLEIIRAQDRARRLDIRRQLADQIQSPQIAAALWTSAATDMERQGKADEAVALWKRAYAAHPTLSRAVAGLEAALVRTGDVRALIQLLVAQLERTTAAAERSSLALRAARLAESSGDGANALALYEVASTAVPGFVPALRGVRRMRVAAGDWSGARAGLHAEAAACADKGEAVQAFYEAGLIAQERLNDADGATADFQKALELDPLAAAPAARLEELLARRGGSSALVQMQLRRGEARLASSQNDEAAAAFIDAARVLRRDLRDATGALGAVERALVAAPTNPAALTLQGELLAEGGHPHEAARAYAARVEQGGDRHELAEVHFRLAVLYQDSLGETERAAAHLQTALADVPDNVNALERLAAIHLEVRNWTAAGDVLQRLISLENQPDRLAAHTLSLARVLDEGFNDAAQAIVAYQRVLHYNPQDTAVFDRLAYLYERLGKSSDLAGLLEQQAMGSAGAQAVSLRLRAGHLYAKLNEPTRASAQYRFAIEADPTSTEPRAALAELLAREPAGITAAIEEYRQLLRIDPFRADAYHALFRLYDQSKQVDRQFCAASMLVFLKQATELESLFVNDAKTRAPQETVEKVADADYETLVLHPAHRGPLGEVLRLIGADLYKLYPADLDALGLGRSDRLKPDHALGRPLRVICGSLSLEKYEVYQGKRGATVTVENTDPQSVVIGPDVVRKYQTTRDQRFLFARAALALRARSLLALKLTAPELANLLGAAVRAVSPNFDRLGVPDVELSKRVRKALPGKILKELEAMAPELSRAKLDASVLAQGCVLSADRAGLIYSGDLVGALTLMVREDPQQANARLDSLDAVKAAAANRPDVRELMAFAISDDFFRMRQKLRLGLA; from the coding sequence ATGAGCAGCGTCGATCCGCACGAGCCCGCGCAAGCGGGAAGCCCTGTCCCCGCGTCGCAAGCGAACGCCGCGACCGGCGTCGACAGCGAGGTGCAGGCCCTCCTCGGTCGCTACGAGAAGGAGGCCAAGGCCCTGGGCAGCGTGCCCGCCGCGGCGCCGCTGTTCCATGAGATGGGACAGCTCTGGGAGCAGCTCAAGAGCCCGCGCAACGCCAGCCTCTGCTACGAGCACGCCCTGCGGCTCGACCCCGCCTTCCTGCCCAACCTGCGCGCCGCGCGACGCCTCTTCGCAGAAGTCGGCAACTGGCAGCTGGTGCTCTCGCTGCTCGATGCCGAGCTGCAGGCGACGTCGGACGGTCCGGTGCGCGCGTCGCTCTGGTTCGAGCGCGGGCAGCTCCTGGAAGAACGGCTGGGGCGCGCCGCGGATGCGATGGAGTCCTACGAGAAGGGCCTCGCCGAGAACGGCCAGGATCTCTCGCTGCTGACGACGCTCGAGCAGGCGTACGCCTCGCGCCACGAGGACGCGAAGCTCTTGCCGATCTATTTGGCGCTCGCCGAGCTCTCCACCGACGACCAGCTGCGCGCGCACTACTTCTACGAGGCGTCGACGCTCTGCGCGGACCGGCTGGGCATGGACGCGCAGGCGACGGAGCTGCTGGACAAGGCCTTCGCGCTGCGGCGGAAGGATCCGGTCATCCTCGCGGCGGTGAAGCGGCGCGCGGAGCGCTCGGGCTCGGGCGAGGCGCTGCTCAAGGCGCTCGCGGCCGAAGCGGAAGGGCTCGGCGCACAGGCCGGCCCCGCGTACTACCGCATCAGCCGCATCTACGAGCGCCTCGGCCGCAACGAGGACGCGGTGGGCGCGCTTCAGGCCGCGCGTCGGGCCGCGCCGCAGGACGCGCTGGTGCTGAGCGAGCTCGCGCGCTTGTACGAGACGTTCGCGCGCTGGGAAGAGCTGGCCGAAGTTTTGGCGTCGCGGGCAAGCGTCATCGCCGACGAGGCCGAGAAGGTGGCGCTCAACATGCGCCTGGGCGCGCTCTGCGAGGAGCGGCTCAAGCGCGAGGACGAGGCCATCGCCCGCTACCAGGCGGTGCTGCAGCTCCAGCCCGCGAACCAGCTCGCGCTGACCGCGCTGGGCAAGCTCTACTTCCGCCGCCAGGACTGGCAGGGGCTGCTCTCCACGCACGAGCGCGAGGCCGCGACGCTCGACGATCCCAAGCTCAAGGCCGCGCCGCTCTACAAGGCCGCCGAGACGCTCGAGACGCGCCTGGGCCGCGACGACGAGGCCATCGGCCGGTACAACGAGATCCTGCAGCTCGTGCCGGGCTACCTGCCCGCGCAGAAGGCGCTGGCGCGGCTCTACGAGAAGCACGCGCGCTACGCCGAGCTCGCGGCGATGTACGAGGCCGAGGTCACTGCGACCCGAGATCGCGACCAGGCGATTTCGACGCTGCACCAGGTCTCGACCATCTACGAAGAGCACCTGAAGGATCCCGTCCAGGCCGCGGCCGCGCTCAAGCGCGCGCTGGAGATGGCGCCGGAGCACCTGCCCACCATTCGCGCGCTGGCGCGCCTGCACGAGCGCACGGGCAACTACGCCGACGTCATCGCGATGAATGACTTGGAGAGCCAGCACACCGGCGACACCAAGCAGATCGTCTCGCTGCTGCACCGCAACGCGGAGATCTACGAGGAGAAGCTGCAGAAGCCCGAGGAGGCCGTCGAGGCCTACAAGAAGCTCCTCGCGCTCTCGCCCGCGTACTTGCCCGCGTTGAAGGCGCTCGGACGGCTCTACGCGCAGCGCCAGCGCTGGGCCGACCTCATCCAGATGTACCGGCAAGAGGCCGACATCGCGCCGTCGATCGAGCAGGCCGCGGTGCTGACCTTCAAAATCGGCGAGATCCACGAGGACAAGCTCAAGGACCTCGACGGCGCCGTGACCGCGTACCAGGAGGTGCTCACGCTCGCGCCCACGCACTTCCAGGCGCTGCGGGCCCTCGGTCGGATTCATCGCCAGAGCGGCGCGTGGGAGAACCTCGTCGAGGTGCTGCGCGCCGAGGCCGCTGCACGCACCGATCCCGGCGAGCGCGCGAACACCCTCTTCCAGGTCGCGGCGATCTGGGAGGACGCGGGCCGCCTCGAGCTGGCTGTGGAGGCGTACCAGGAGGTGCTGCGGCTCTCGCCGTCGCACTCCACGTCGCTGCGCGCGCTGGAGCGCATCTTCACCGAGCAAAACAACACCGCCGACCTGGTGGCGCTGTTCGAGCGCGAGACGCAGGCCGCGTCGACGCCCGAGGACCGCGTGGCCGCGTACGCCAAGCTCGGCCGCGTGTACCAGCACAAGCTCGACGAGCCCCAGCGCGCCGCCCAGTGCTGGGAGCAGCTGCTCGCGCTGCAGCCCGGGCACATGGAGGCGCTCAAGGGGCTGGAGATCATCCGCGCGCAGGATCGCGCGCGCCGCCTCGACATCCGCCGCCAGCTCGCCGACCAGATTCAGTCTCCGCAGATCGCCGCCGCGCTCTGGACCTCCGCCGCGACGGACATGGAGCGGCAGGGCAAGGCCGACGAGGCGGTCGCCCTCTGGAAGCGCGCCTACGCGGCGCACCCCACCCTTTCCCGCGCCGTGGCCGGGCTCGAGGCCGCCCTCGTCCGCACCGGCGACGTGCGCGCGCTGATTCAGCTCCTGGTGGCCCAGCTCGAGCGAACCACCGCCGCAGCCGAGCGAAGCAGCCTCGCGCTCCGCGCCGCACGGCTCGCCGAGAGCTCGGGCGATGGCGCCAACGCGCTCGCCCTCTATGAGGTCGCGTCCACGGCAGTGCCGGGCTTCGTGCCTGCGCTGCGCGGTGTGCGTCGGATGCGCGTGGCGGCTGGCGATTGGTCGGGCGCGCGCGCTGGCCTCCATGCCGAGGCCGCCGCTTGCGCCGACAAGGGCGAGGCCGTGCAGGCGTTCTACGAGGCAGGCCTCATCGCCCAGGAGCGCTTGAACGACGCCGACGGCGCGACGGCCGACTTCCAGAAGGCCCTCGAGCTCGACCCCCTGGCCGCGGCGCCGGCGGCGCGGCTCGAAGAGCTGCTCGCGCGGCGCGGCGGCAGCTCGGCGCTGGTGCAGATGCAGCTGCGTCGCGGCGAAGCGCGCCTCGCGTCGAGCCAGAACGACGAAGCCGCGGCAGCGTTCATCGACGCGGCCCGCGTGCTGCGTCGCGACCTCCGCGACGCGACAGGGGCGCTGGGTGCCGTGGAGCGCGCCCTCGTGGCCGCGCCGACGAACCCGGCCGCGCTGACCCTGCAGGGCGAGCTCCTCGCCGAAGGCGGCCATCCGCACGAGGCCGCGCGGGCGTACGCTGCGCGCGTGGAGCAAGGCGGCGACCGCCATGAGCTCGCCGAGGTGCACTTCCGACTCGCGGTGCTCTACCAGGACTCGCTCGGCGAGACCGAGCGCGCCGCGGCACATCTCCAAACCGCGCTCGCCGACGTGCCCGACAACGTGAACGCCCTCGAGCGCCTCGCGGCCATCCACCTCGAGGTGCGCAACTGGACGGCCGCCGGCGACGTGCTCCAGCGCCTCATCTCGCTCGAGAACCAGCCCGATCGGCTCGCGGCGCACACCCTCTCGCTCGCGCGCGTGCTCGACGAGGGCTTCAACGACGCGGCCCAGGCCATCGTGGCCTACCAGCGCGTGCTCCACTACAACCCGCAGGACACGGCCGTCTTCGACAGGCTCGCGTACCTCTACGAGCGCCTGGGCAAGAGCTCCGACCTGGCCGGGCTCCTCGAGCAGCAGGCGATGGGCTCCGCCGGCGCGCAGGCCGTCTCGCTGCGGCTCCGCGCGGGTCACCTCTACGCCAAGCTGAACGAGCCCACCCGGGCCTCGGCGCAGTACCGCTTCGCCATCGAGGCCGACCCGACCTCCACCGAGCCCCGCGCCGCGCTGGCCGAGCTGCTCGCGCGCGAGCCGGCCGGCATCACCGCGGCGATCGAGGAGTACCGCCAGCTCCTGCGCATCGACCCGTTCCGCGCCGATGCGTACCACGCGCTCTTCCGGCTCTACGACCAAAGCAAGCAGGTGGATCGCCAGTTCTGCGCGGCGTCGATGCTGGTGTTCCTCAAGCAGGCCACGGAGCTGGAGTCGCTCTTCGTGAACGACGCGAAGACGCGCGCGCCGCAGGAGACCGTGGAGAAGGTCGCCGACGCCGACTACGAGACCCTGGTGCTCCACCCGGCGCACCGCGGCCCGCTCGGCGAGGTGCTGCGGCTCATCGGCGCCGACCTGTACAAGCTCTATCCCGCCGACCTCGACGCGCTGGGCCTCGGCCGCAGCGACCGCCTCAAGCCCGATCACGCGCTGGGCCGTCCGCTGCGCGTGATCTGCGGCTCGCTGAGCCTGGAGAAGTACGAGGTCTACCAGGGCAAGCGCGGCGCCACGGTGACCGTGGAGAACACCGATCCCCAGTCGGTCGTCATCGGCCCGGACGTGGTGCGCAAGTACCAGACCACGCGCGACCAGCGCTTCCTCTTCGCTCGCGCGGCCCTGGCGCTGCGCGCGCGGAGCCTGCTCGCGCTCAAGCTCACCGCGCCCGAGCTGGCGAACCTGCTCGGTGCCGCCGTGCGCGCCGTGTCGCCGAACTTCGACCGGCTGGGCGTTCCGGACGTGGAGCTCTCCAAGCGCGTTCGCAAGGCGCTGCCGGGCAAGATTCTCAAGGAGCTGGAGGCGATGGCGCCGGAGCTCTCGCGCGCCAAGCTCGACGCCTCCGTGCTGGCGCAGGGCTGCGTGCTCTCCGCCGACCGCGCCGGGCTCATCTACTCCGGCGACCTGGTGGGCGCCCTGACGCTGATGGTCCGCGAGGATCCGCAGCAGGCCAACGCGCGCCTCGACAGCCTCGACGCCGTGAAGGCCGCCGCTGCGAACCGCCCCGACGTGCGAGAGCTCATGGCCTTCGCCATCAGCGACGACTTCTTCCGCATGCGGCAGAAGCTCCGCCTCGGACTTGCCTGA
- a CDS encoding TfoX/Sxy family protein produces the protein MPWIKVPPEHHAIFRDALPKDTRIETQLLFGGLAAKVNGNFFGGAFGRSVALLLSDADRAEALALEGAEPFDPLGDGRRSDKVQMPESIMDEPAELRAWVKRAFELASKLPPKRPKASKKAAKPAARAKRAR, from the coding sequence ATGCCCTGGATCAAGGTCCCGCCCGAGCACCACGCGATCTTCCGCGACGCGCTCCCAAAGGACACGCGCATCGAGACCCAGCTTCTCTTCGGCGGGCTGGCCGCGAAGGTGAACGGCAACTTCTTCGGCGGCGCGTTTGGGCGCTCGGTGGCGCTGCTTCTCAGCGATGCGGATCGCGCCGAGGCCCTGGCCCTCGAAGGTGCAGAGCCGTTCGACCCGCTCGGCGACGGCAGGCGCAGCGACAAGGTGCAGATGCCCGAGTCGATCATGGATGAGCCGGCAGAGCTGCGCGCGTGGGTGAAGCGCGCCTTCGAGCTCGCCTCGAAGCTGCCACCCAAGAGGCCAAAGGCGTCGAAGAAAGCCGCCAAGCCCGCCGCAAGAGCCAAGCGCGCGCGTTGA
- a CDS encoding serine/threonine protein kinase, whose product MPPPGAGPPKPKPAAKPAAKAPSSKGGGAKQAGGPKPTARYQLLEKVATGGMAQLWKARVVGPEGFDKLVAVKRILDTFSSNEEFVRMFIDEARLAALLNHPNVVQVFELGRDVDANLFISMELVVGVELAAMLEKLRAKRRRVPEAAALEIMVQVLRGLHHAHVKADIRGKPLHIVHRDVSPQNILVNTEGVAKLLDFGVAKARGRLTETQAGLIKGKLLYMSPEQSRNRPIDARTDQFAAALVLWECLVGEPCYTFPTEQQLLRAVALGEVRKFEDVGVPVDPELEGAIMAALSPKPEDRYETCEDFANALLRYKQRNYPSYTPTMLGQFVEETCPKEIDAMHNVPDLEGPNVQPLYVAQVDVSNLGNQKGSKLNKWALAGGGALAAIGLAVGGVAWYLRATAPPPEEKIVVVQKPAEIKTVVEKVVEYRDQDMARLAGLDLDAGIKFEPIELEDGGTAKAVRLPSGKVGWVVGLGDGTHVLRVDLEDGGKLLVPITVPADPVPASAEMVNFDDGGIAAKAHLTDGGYGWITRADGGGFLVEIPGSPEPFKYDGPVPDDMPLPEAPIPTTIESVTLEDGGTAVQAHLPDAGSGWVQTINGKTTLIVVKDDGTEERAPFTMPGSAP is encoded by the coding sequence ATGCCCCCTCCCGGAGCCGGACCGCCCAAGCCCAAGCCCGCCGCCAAGCCGGCCGCGAAGGCGCCCAGCTCCAAGGGCGGAGGCGCGAAGCAGGCCGGCGGACCCAAGCCCACCGCGCGCTACCAGCTGCTGGAGAAGGTGGCCACCGGCGGCATGGCGCAGCTCTGGAAGGCCCGCGTGGTCGGGCCCGAGGGCTTCGACAAGCTCGTCGCGGTGAAGCGCATCCTCGACACGTTCTCTTCGAACGAAGAGTTCGTGCGCATGTTCATCGACGAAGCCCGGCTCGCGGCGCTCTTGAACCACCCCAACGTGGTGCAGGTCTTCGAGCTCGGCCGCGACGTCGACGCGAACCTCTTCATCAGCATGGAGCTCGTCGTCGGCGTGGAGCTGGCGGCGATGCTGGAGAAGCTCCGCGCCAAGCGCCGCCGCGTGCCCGAGGCCGCCGCGCTGGAGATCATGGTCCAGGTGCTGCGCGGCCTGCACCACGCGCACGTCAAGGCCGACATCCGCGGCAAGCCGCTGCACATCGTGCACCGCGACGTCTCGCCGCAAAACATTCTGGTTAATACGGAAGGCGTCGCCAAGCTCCTCGACTTCGGCGTGGCCAAGGCGCGCGGGCGCCTCACCGAGACCCAGGCCGGCCTCATCAAGGGCAAGTTGCTCTACATGAGCCCGGAGCAGAGCCGGAACCGGCCCATCGACGCCCGCACCGATCAGTTCGCGGCCGCGCTGGTGCTCTGGGAGTGCCTGGTCGGCGAGCCCTGCTACACCTTCCCCACGGAGCAGCAGCTCCTGCGCGCGGTGGCGCTGGGCGAGGTCCGCAAGTTCGAGGACGTGGGCGTGCCGGTGGACCCGGAGCTCGAGGGCGCCATCATGGCCGCGCTCTCGCCCAAGCCCGAAGACCGCTACGAGACGTGCGAGGACTTCGCCAACGCGCTGCTCCGCTACAAGCAGCGCAACTACCCGAGCTACACGCCCACGATGCTGGGCCAGTTCGTCGAGGAGACCTGCCCCAAAGAGATCGATGCGATGCACAACGTGCCCGATCTCGAGGGCCCGAACGTGCAGCCGCTCTACGTGGCGCAGGTCGATGTCTCCAACCTCGGCAACCAGAAGGGCAGCAAGCTCAACAAGTGGGCGCTTGCGGGTGGCGGCGCTCTGGCCGCGATCGGCCTGGCCGTCGGCGGAGTTGCCTGGTACCTGCGCGCGACCGCGCCGCCGCCGGAAGAGAAGATCGTCGTCGTGCAGAAGCCGGCGGAGATCAAGACGGTGGTGGAGAAGGTCGTGGAGTACCGCGACCAGGACATGGCGCGCCTGGCCGGGCTCGACCTCGACGCCGGCATCAAGTTCGAGCCCATCGAGCTCGAGGACGGCGGCACCGCCAAGGCCGTGCGCCTGCCCAGCGGAAAAGTAGGCTGGGTGGTGGGCCTGGGCGACGGCACGCACGTGCTCCGCGTGGACCTGGAGGACGGCGGCAAGCTCCTCGTGCCCATCACCGTCCCGGCGGACCCCGTGCCGGCCTCGGCGGAGATGGTGAACTTCGACGACGGCGGCATCGCGGCGAAGGCGCACCTCACCGACGGCGGCTACGGCTGGATCACCCGCGCCGACGGCGGCGGCTTCCTGGTGGAGATCCCGGGCAGTCCGGAGCCGTTCAAGTACGACGGCCCGGTGCCCGACGACATGCCGCTCCCCGAAGCACCCATCCCCACGACGATCGAGAGCGTGACCCTCGAGGACGGCGGCACCGCGGTGCAGGCCCACCTCCCGGATGCAGGAAGCGGCTGGGTGCAGACCATCAACGGCAAGACGACGCTCATTGTCGTGAAGGACGACGGCACGGAAGAGCGCGCTCCGTTCACCATGCCCGGCTCGGCGCCCTGA
- the hutH gene encoding histidine ammonia-lyase — MALARVLLDGETLSLEALRDVTRGAPVELAPAAVDRVTQARALVDRLASGDAPIYGINTGFGTLAEVKIAKSDLQQLQRNLILSHAAGVGSPLPIPEARALMALRANVLAKGYSGIRPSTLQLLVECINRGLVPVVPERGSVGASGDLAPLAHLALVLIGEGEAFVEGQRMSGRAALEKIGLKPIVLEAKEGLALVNGTQAMCAVGIPALLRAEELAELADLAGAMTLEGLLGSHKPFMPEIHQLRGQSGQAQCAAHLREILVGSEIVKSHENCAKVQDPYSLRCMPQVHGAARDGLSFVRGILSREANAATDNPLVFVQSEQIVSGGNFHGQPVSLALDVLAMSVTQLASISERRVEQLVNPALSGLPPFLTVKTGLNSGFMIAQVTAAALVVESRILCHPACVDSIPSSAGREDHVSMGMTAALKARSVVDHVRTVLAIEVLVAAQALDLRRPMLAGKGVQRAYELVRSRVPSMVEDRELHKDMATVAGLFDSGELLAAARG, encoded by the coding sequence ATGGCTTTGGCCCGCGTGCTGCTGGATGGCGAGACCCTGTCGCTGGAGGCGCTGCGCGACGTCACCCGCGGCGCCCCCGTCGAGCTCGCGCCCGCGGCGGTCGATCGCGTGACCCAGGCCCGCGCGCTCGTGGACCGGCTCGCATCGGGCGACGCGCCCATCTACGGCATCAACACCGGCTTCGGCACGCTGGCCGAGGTGAAGATCGCCAAGAGCGACCTGCAGCAGCTCCAGCGCAACCTCATCTTGAGCCACGCGGCCGGCGTCGGCTCGCCGCTGCCCATTCCCGAGGCGCGCGCGCTCATGGCCTTGCGCGCCAACGTGCTCGCCAAGGGCTACTCCGGCATCCGTCCCTCGACGCTGCAGCTGCTGGTCGAGTGCATCAACCGCGGCCTGGTGCCCGTGGTGCCCGAGCGCGGCAGCGTGGGCGCCTCGGGCGATCTCGCGCCGCTGGCGCACCTGGCGCTGGTGCTGATCGGCGAGGGCGAGGCGTTCGTGGAGGGCCAGCGCATGTCCGGGCGCGCCGCGCTGGAGAAGATTGGCCTGAAGCCGATCGTGCTGGAGGCGAAGGAGGGCCTGGCGCTCGTCAACGGGACCCAGGCCATGTGCGCGGTGGGCATCCCTGCCCTGCTGCGCGCCGAGGAGCTCGCGGAGCTGGCCGATCTCGCCGGCGCCATGACGCTCGAGGGCCTGCTCGGCTCGCACAAGCCATTCATGCCGGAGATCCACCAGCTCCGCGGCCAGAGCGGCCAGGCGCAGTGCGCGGCGCACCTGCGCGAGATCCTGGTGGGCAGCGAGATCGTGAAGAGCCACGAGAACTGCGCCAAGGTGCAGGATCCCTACTCGCTGCGCTGCATGCCCCAGGTGCACGGCGCGGCGCGCGACGGGCTGAGCTTCGTGCGCGGGATCCTGTCGCGCGAGGCGAACGCCGCCACCGACAACCCGCTGGTTTTCGTGCAGAGCGAGCAGATCGTGTCGGGCGGCAACTTCCACGGGCAGCCGGTGTCGCTGGCGCTCGACGTGCTCGCGATGAGCGTGACCCAGCTCGCCTCGATCTCCGAGCGCCGCGTGGAGCAGCTGGTGAACCCGGCGCTCTCGGGGCTGCCGCCGTTCCTGACCGTGAAGACCGGGCTCAACTCGGGCTTCATGATCGCCCAGGTGACCGCGGCGGCGCTGGTGGTGGAGAGCCGCATCCTCTGCCATCCGGCCTGCGTGGACTCGATTCCCAGCTCGGCGGGCCGCGAGGACCACGTGAGCATGGGCATGACCGCGGCGCTCAAGGCGCGCTCGGTGGTGGACCACGTGCGGACGGTGCTCGCCATCGAAGTGCTGGTGGCCGCGCAGGCGCTCGATCTGCGCCGGCCGATGCTCGCGGGCAAGGGCGTGCAGCGCGCGTACGAGCTGGTGCGTTCGCGCGTGCCGTCGATGGTGGAGGACCGCGAGCTGCACAAGGACATGGCCACCGTGGCCGGCTTGTTCGACTCGGGCGAGCTCTTGGCGGCGGCGCGGGGTTAG